A section of the Prionailurus bengalensis isolate Pbe53 chromosome C2, Fcat_Pben_1.1_paternal_pri, whole genome shotgun sequence genome encodes:
- the OLIG2 gene encoding oligodendrocyte transcription factor 2, translated as MTSASQPPGRAQLIGAAAPPGPAHCSPPPPRPPPPRSPPPPGYKKPAEPRKVRMLIIDQRDITARSPLLHCGFWEGAPLSASTEACAKLRGPREGGRTPRELPLSLGAMDSDASLVSSRPSSPEPDDLFLPARSKGSGGSGFTGGTVSSSTPSDGPPELSAELRGAMGAAGAHPGDKLGGGGGGFKSASSSTSSSASSAAASSTKKDKKQMTEPELQQLRLKINSRERKRMHDLNIAMDGLREVMPYAHGPSVRKLSKIATLLLARNYILMLTNSLEEMKRLVSEIYGGHHAGFHPSACGGLAHSAPLPAATAHPAAAAHAAHHPAVHHPILPPAAAAAAAAAAAAAVSSASLPGSGLSSVGSIRPPHGLLKSPSAAAAAAAPLAGGGGGSGGGGGFQHWGGMPCPCSMCQVPPPHHHVSAMGAGSLPRLTSDAK; from the exons ATGACATCAGCTTCCCAGCCCCCCGGGCGGGCCCAGCTCATTGGCGCGGCGGCCCCTCCAGGACCCGCACATTGTTCCCCGCCCCCGCCTCGGCCACCGCCGCCGCGGTCGCCGCCGCCACCGGGCTATAAAAAACCGGCGGAGCCCCGAAAGGTGCGGATGCTTATTATAGACCAACGCGACATCACCGCCCGGAGCCCGCTTCTCCACTGCGGCTTTTGGGAAGGAGCTCCTCTAAGTGCATCCACA GAGGCGTGCGCAAAGCTCCGAgggccgagggagggagggaggaccccGCGAGAGCTGCCACTATCCCTCGGGGCCATGGACTCGGACGCCAGCCTGGTGTCCAGTCGCCCGTCGTCACCAGAGCCCGATGACCTTTTTCTGCCGGCCCGGAGCAAAGGCAGTGGCGGCAGCGGCTTCACGGGGGGCACGGTGTCCTCGTCCACGCCGAGCGACGGCCCTCCGGAGCTGAGCGCAGAGCTGCGCGGCGCCATGGGCGCGGCGGGCGCGCACCCCGGGGACAAgctgggcggcggcggcggcggcttcaAGTCAGCCTCGTCCAGCACTTCGTCATCCGCATCGTCGGCGGCCGCGTCGTCCACCAAGAAGGACAAGAAGCAGATGACGGAGCCCGAGCTGCAGCAGCTACGCCTCAAGATCAACAGCCGCGAGCGCAAGCGCATGCACGACCTCAACATCGCCATGGACGGGCTGCGCGAGGTCATGCCGTACGCGCACGGCCCGTCGGTGCGCAAGCTCTCCAAGATCGCCACGCTGCTGCTGGCGCGCAACTACATCCTCATGCTCACCAACTCCCTGGAGGAGATGAAGCGACTGGTGAGCGAGATCTACGGCGGCCACCACGCGGGCTTCCACCCGTCGGCCTGCGGCGGCCTGGCGCACTCGGCGCCCCTGCCCGCCGCCACGGCGCACCCCGCGGCCGCCGCGCACGCCGCGCACCACCCCGCGGTTCACCACCCCATCCTGCctcccgcggccgccgccgccgcggccgccgcggccgccgccgcggTGTCCAGCGCCTCCCTGCCCGGCTCCGGGTTGTCGTCGGTCGGCTCCATTCGGCCCCCGCACGGCCTGCTCAAGTCTCCgtccgcggcggcggcggcggcggccccgctggcgggcgggggcggcggcagcgggggcggcggcggcttCCAGCACTGGGGCGGCATGCCCTGCCCCTGCAGCATGTGCCAGGTGCCGCCGCCGCACCACCACGTGTCGGCCATGGGCGCCGGCAGCCTGCCGCGCCTCACCTCCGACGCCAAGTGA